The region GCACTCGCATAGATCTTGCCTGCGGCGACAAGTTCGAGCGCGGAGAGAAGCGTGTCCCCGACTTCGGTCTTACAGATATATCCGGCCGCGCCTGCTCGGAGCGATCGTTCTCCGTAAATTGATTCGTCGTAGACGGAGATGACAAGAAACGTGATGCCACGATGAATGGCTTTGGCTTTTCGGATCAAGTCGAGTCCGTGCCCGTCCGGCAGGCGCAAGTCGACAAGTGCTAGATCCGGCCTGAGCTCGCGAGTCAACGCGACGGCATCTTGCACGCCACTCGCTTCGCCGCAGACGGAAAAGCCGGAGTGTCGTTTCAGATGAAGTTTCAGTCCGTCTCGAAAAATGGGATGGTCATCAACAATAAGTACCTTCTGAACCCGGTCTGCCCCCAAGTTCGCACATCTCCCTATAAGTGGGAAGAAAGCGAATTCCCGTTGCCGGAAAATTCGCTGTCCAAAAAAGCTAGGTTAATCGGATCGCGGGTCGCCGCAATCAAAACCTAGGGAGAATGTCACGCGAATACCGACCGAAATTGTGTCCCTGTTCCGGCTGTGACACGTGTACGAGTTTTGCCTCGCACACGTCGCACTGCGTTCTACTTAATAGGCGACAGAATCGTTATTTTCGATTCAATCGTTAGACGGCTTCTTTGCCAAGCTGGACGTTCTCGCCATGTGGCTCCGGTTTGGGGAACGTTAAATGAGCCGTAATGCCAGCGGCTAAGCTGGTCAGCACAATGGTGATTGCCATCGGCATGGCGGTTCCATTGGCGGTCATACCGACGATCAATGCGGTCAACGCACCGAAGCCGTAAGGAAACGCTCCCATCAATGCCGAGGCGGTGCCAGAGATTTTGCCGTGCGCTTCCAACGCCATCACGCCACACAGCGGCAAAACAAAACCAATCGACATGATGATCAGAAAGAGGAGCACCGACAGCGCGATCACATTCATCTCGCCTGCCATCTCTAAGCCCAGCAGTGTCGCCGCTGCGAGAAAGTTTAAACCCAGAGCGGCGCGGATGATTGTTTCGGCACTGTAGCGACCCATCAGACGCGGACCTGTTTGGGCACCGATCATCAAGCCGATCGCATTCGTGGCGAAAATCACACTGTACATCGTCGGCGAAACACCATGGATGTTGATGAACGCGAACGACGATCCCGTCAGGTAAGCGTAGATTCCGGCCTGGGCAAAAGCCATCGCGGCAACATACGGCATGTATTGGCGACTGACCATCAGCGTGGCGTAGTTGCGAAGAGCCGCCATTGGATGGCTAGAGGTTCGTTGTTCCGGCAGCCGAGTCTCCGGCAACAGAAGTGTCACTAGCATGATGCATCCGGCTCCGAACGCCGCAAGGAAAATGAAAATCCAACGCCACGAAGCAATCATCAAGATGCCGGATCCTAACAGCGGGCCAAGAATCGGCGCGAGCCCCAGCACGAGCATCATCATGCCGACGAGTTTCGCGGCGGTCTTACCGGTGTAAAGATCGCGGACGACCGCCATGCCAGCGACACGACCAATCGCCCCGCCGAGCCCTTGGATGAAACGAAGGGCGAGAAACTGTTCGCCCGTTTGCACGAACGCACATCCAATCGACGCAATGATAAACAGGACCAAGCCAGCCACGATCATCGGTTTACGACCAATTCGATCGGACAGGGGGCCATAAAACAATTGGCCCACCATCAGTCCTGACAGAAATGTCATCAATGTCAGCTGGCCGATGCCTTCGCTGATGTTCAGCTCGGAGGTGATTTGCGGCATGCCTGGCAAGTAAAGATCGATCGCCAGGGGACCGATAGCGCCCAAAATTCCCAGCAAGGGAGCGATCAGCCAAGGATGAATTTGCCGCGAAGTCATAGTGCGTCCTGCGAGGATTCAAAGATACTCAGGTTTTTTCACTTGAATGTGAAGAATGGAAACGATATCGTTTCTTAAACCGAACGATATTCTTCTTCCATTGGCAAGTCAACGGCGATGACGAAACCCGTACCCTCGGATAAAGCGAAGTCCAAACCAGGCCGACCCCCGGTTTATACCGAGAAAGAGCGCTGTCAGTTGCTGTTAAAGGCGGCCGAAGGGGTGTTCACCACTTCAGGCTTCGGTGCGGCAACGATGGAAGAAATTGCCAAAGCGGCAGGAATGTCCAAGAAGACACTCTACGCGAAGTTCCCTGACAAAGAGCACCTATTCGCGGCGATGGTTGGGGGGTTGGGCGATTCGCCCTGGGAGAACGACGACAGCAGTCACCGGCAAGACGCACGGACCGAGCTTCGTTGTCGGCTTCAAGCGATGGTGCGTTACATCATGAGTCCGCGACAAGTGCGTCTGACGCGTCTGCTAATTTCCGAGGCAGAGCGAACGCCCAAGCTGGCTCGTGACTTTCATGACCGCGTCATTTCTAAGGCTCGTCGCTATCTGGCCGAGGCGGTCGAGCGTGCATCGGATGAAGGAGTCGGACCGAAGGTTGAAGACGTCGATCAAATGACATCGACGCTACTCGGAGCGGCGCTGGCACGCAATCATCTCGGGGCTCTCTTCGGTCGCAGCCCCAAGCCTACGCGGCAACAGATGGAAGATCAGGTCGACACGGCCCTGCGGCTGCTGGGGTACTGATGCTTGCGCCGATGTCACATGAAACGGCATGCAAGTCGATTCATGCGACATGAGGGCATGTCCTTTCGATGCATTGATGCAGGCTGGTCAAATCAAAACCGCAAAATATTGGAAGGTATGAGTTTTGCTTGATAGGTTGGATTCTATACGTATCGTCCATCCTGTCTATCCGCGGAACGTATCATGCCTGAATCGCCCTCCACTTCGTCGCCCGGTACCGGTTCGCCGCCGCTGATTGAAACTTACGAAGAAGCCCCGCGCGGCATGCTCCGTTCGGCTGCCCATGCGGCATACCATTCGACGGCGTTTCTGACTTCGTTTGTCTTTCACTTCGCCTTGGTCGTGCTGCTGGCGATGTTCACGTTCACCGATCCCAACGTGCGGCGGCAATTGCTGACGGTGATCGAACCAGACACGACCGAAGAGCTGGAGATGTTCGAGATTGAACTAACCGACATGGAAGAGATTTCGACCGAAATGGCTGAGGCCAGCATGCCGGTTTCGGAGATGGGAATGAGCGGCTTGGCAGTGGCATCGATGTCGGCTCCAGTGCTTGATCAGCCGGTGGTCGACCCGAAAGAAACGGTCGACGTTCAGCTGACCGACATCGCGATGATCTCGAAAGTTACCGACTCGCTGATTCAAGAGATTCCATCCGGGACAATCGGTTCGGCTCAGGAAGTCGTTTCCAACTACCAGGAAGCGATGGATCAGATTGCCCAGG is a window of Bremerella sp. TYQ1 DNA encoding:
- a CDS encoding TetR/AcrR family transcriptional regulator, which produces MTKPVPSDKAKSKPGRPPVYTEKERCQLLLKAAEGVFTTSGFGAATMEEIAKAAGMSKKTLYAKFPDKEHLFAAMVGGLGDSPWENDDSSHRQDARTELRCRLQAMVRYIMSPRQVRLTRLLISEAERTPKLARDFHDRVISKARRYLAEAVERASDEGVGPKVEDVDQMTSTLLGAALARNHLGALFGRSPKPTRQQMEDQVDTALRLLGY
- a CDS encoding response regulator transcription factor, encoding MGADRVQKVLIVDDHPIFRDGLKLHLKRHSGFSVCGEASGVQDAVALTRELRPDLALVDLRLPDGHGLDLIRKAKAIHRGITFLVISVYDESIYGERSLRAGAAGYICKTEVGDTLLSALELVAAGKIYASADVTQRLLVPNGNRNDRASPIDPLTDRELQIFELLGKGLTTRDIAERLHLSASTIDTHRERIKRKLGLHSGNELIRFAAQWAMQDGEVGLT
- a CDS encoding multidrug effflux MFS transporter, with the translated sequence MTSRQIHPWLIAPLLGILGAIGPLAIDLYLPGMPQITSELNISEGIGQLTLMTFLSGLMVGQLFYGPLSDRIGRKPMIVAGLVLFIIASIGCAFVQTGEQFLALRFIQGLGGAIGRVAGMAVVRDLYTGKTAAKLVGMMMLVLGLAPILGPLLGSGILMIASWRWIFIFLAAFGAGCIMLVTLLLPETRLPEQRTSSHPMAALRNYATLMVSRQYMPYVAAMAFAQAGIYAYLTGSSFAFINIHGVSPTMYSVIFATNAIGLMIGAQTGPRLMGRYSAETIIRAALGLNFLAAATLLGLEMAGEMNVIALSVLLFLIIMSIGFVLPLCGVMALEAHGKISGTASALMGAFPYGFGALTALIVGMTANGTAMPMAITIVLTSLAAGITAHLTFPKPEPHGENVQLGKEAV